Within the Armatimonadota bacterium genome, the region CATGAAGATGATGTTCTTGACGGGGGTAGAGCGAGTCCGTCCCTGCGCAGAGGCTTCCCGAAAGAGCAATCCACTGCTCACCAGTGCTGCTGCTCCCGCCTGCAACAGTTCTCGTCGCGAAAGGTCTGATGATGTCATTGTCTCCTCCTGTAGATTTTGCGTGGTCTCACTGCCTGATATTTCATTATACCTTCGGAGATATTTAGAAATGATGATGCCCACATGTCGTCCGGCAGGAACGGAGACTGCAAAGCCTTTCCGCTGCTGCAGAAAGAGGGAAAGGATGTTACTCTGTTAAGCCTGATGCTTGCCTACACCCTGCAAGGGAAGGAGGTGAGGTTGAAATGGCGCAGCAGATGGCTTTGCCGCTTCTGACAGGGTGAAACCTGGAGCGGCTTGTAGAAGGAAAACCTCTACTTCTGGCGAATCAGCAAAGTGGTTATTCGGTTAACATAGGTGAACGAGGCGAGCACAGAAATGGCGAGAGACACGGAACGTGAGCGCCATACCGGCGAAATCCGCCTCGTCGTGCGTGGAGACGACATGGGTTCTTGCCACACGGCGAACGAGGCGTGCCTGCTGTGTTATCGGGAGGGTATCCTGCGCAGCGTGGAGGTGATGGTGCCTGCCCCGTGGTACCCAGAGGCGGTGCGGATGCTTCGAGAGTATCCCGAGCTGGATGTGGGCGTGCACCTGACCCTTACCAGCGAGTGGGAGGGCTGCAAATGGGGACCTGTCACCCATGCTCCCAGCCTGTGCGACCGGCGCGGACATTTCCTGCCGATGACCAGCCAGCGCGACGACTTCCCGCCGGGCACCGGCTTTCTGGAAAGCGGCTATCGGCTGGAAGAGGTGGAAGCGGAACTGCGTGCGCAGATTGAAATCGCGCTGGAGGACATCCCGCAGGTCTCGCACCTCTCCTGCCACATGGGCACGCCGATGGCTTCGCCGGATCTGCGCGACATCACACAGAGGCTCTCGCGCGAGTATCGGCTGCCGCTGGAGCATGAGGGAGTGCAGTTGGCAGGGCATCTCGGTGGGCAGGAAGCGGACGCACAGCGTAAGGAGGCGATTCTGCTGCAGATTCTGGACAGCCTCACGCCCGGTACGTGGCTCCTCGTAGACCATCCGGGGCTGGATACGCCGGAGATGCGTGCTCTGGGGCATATCGGGTATGAGCGTGTCGCTGCCGAGCGTGCGGCGGTCACGTATGCCCTTACGAGTGAAAAGGTGATACAGCGCGTTCGCGAGTATGGTATCCATCTCATCAGTTACGGCGATTTGCATCGAGCGGAGTAGGAAGCAGTCGGTATGAGCAGGCGCAGTCTCCAGAAACGGTGGCACCTCTCCCCCAACCCCTCTCCCACAGGCAGAGGGGAGTCAGCCGGCGCAGGCTGGCGTCGTTTGCAGGGGAACGGTTATTCCTCTGTCTCCACGTTGTGTCTCAACGAGCCCTTCCATGCGGTTCGCCCTGCCAGTGGCTCCTGCAAACTCTATCTGATGTTCAGGCTGGCTCTGCTGTTCATGGCGTTGCTGTTGGTGTCGGTAGCGCGCGCTGAAGACAAAAACGTGGTCACCATCCGGCTGGCGAATATCCCCCTGCGCAGCGCGACGGGCGTGCAGAATCAGGCGGAGCTGGCGGTGTTTGACGCCTTCTTCCGCAAGCACCCGAACTACCGCTACGAGCGCGTGACCGGTCTCGCCCTGCCGGAGGGTCTGGCGGAGGCGCAACAGATGATGGCATTCGCCGCCGACCGTGCTCCCGATGTGTTTGACCTCAGCATCCGACAGGTGCAAAACTACATCCGCCAGGGGTTGATCCTGCCTCTGGACGACCTGATTCGCGAATACCGAAAGAAGAATCCGCACTGGAAACCGCCCTCGCTGGGCTTGACCGAGCACCACTACGACGCCGCGCGCGGACCCGATGGCAAACTATACGCCATCGTCAGCGATTACTGGATTCTTGGGCTGTGGTATCGGCGCGACCTGTTCGAGGAAGCGGGCATCGTGCCGCCCCGACCGCCCAAAGACTGGCAGGAGTATTTCGAGTTCGCACAGCGGCTGACCTATCCCCAAAAGTATGTCAAGGGCGCGCGCTTCCAGACGGGGCAGTATGGAACCGCCATCCGCACCGGCTACACCGCAGGCTACATCTTCACCAACTTCGTGTACCAGGCGGGCGGCGACATGACTCTGCAGGAGCGCACCTGCCCGGTGGATGGTACGGTGAACGAGTTCAAGCAAGAGGACAAGCAGTGCCTGTGCCGCCAGTGCGGGCGCAGTCTGGCAGACCAGCCCCGACGCTGGAAGGTGGCTTACGGACGCGAGCCGGGGCAACGTGCGCTGCGATTCTACAAAAAGCTGCGCTGGACGGAGTGGACACGCTGTCCCGATTGCCAGACGCCCAACAACCTGCCGGTCGCGGTGTGCCCGAAATGCAAAGAGGAGAACCCCATTCGCGACGAGGTGGAGCGTCTCAGCTGCCGCGTGTGCGGCACGGTGATACCGGTAAAGCGCGAGCAGACCCGTTTCCGCTGCAAAGAATGCGGACGCGACCTGCGTGGGCAGCCGGTGTACACCGGTGTGGTGCGCGTGGGGGGCGACCCGGTGGAGATGTTCCTGCGCGGTGAAATCGCCATGATGCTGGACCACATCAACCCGCAGGTGATAGACCAGGTGCTCACGCAGGGCGGTTTGCGTCCCGACCAGATAGGGCTGGGGCCGCCTCCCAGCGCAGGCGAAGGGGGAGTACGCGCTGCGCTCACTGGAGGACGCGCCTGGGTCATCAGCGCACGCGCCGCCCGCGACCCGAAGGTGCTTCAGGCGGCGTGGGAGTACCTCGTCTTTCGATGCAGTGAGGAAGCACAGCGCATCATCACCGAAGTCTATGTGAAAGGCGGCTACCCGCACCTCATCCGTCCGCAGATGCTGAAGAAGTTCGGCTTCACCGAAGAGTACGAGGACTACGAACCCACCTTCCGCCGGGCGATGGAGGAGGCTCCGAA harbors:
- a CDS encoding carbohydrate deacetylase, giving the protein MARDTERERHTGEIRLVVRGDDMGSCHTANEACLLCYREGILRSVEVMVPAPWYPEAVRMLREYPELDVGVHLTLTSEWEGCKWGPVTHAPSLCDRRGHFLPMTSQRDDFPPGTGFLESGYRLEEVEAELRAQIEIALEDIPQVSHLSCHMGTPMASPDLRDITQRLSREYRLPLEHEGVQLAGHLGGQEADAQRKEAILLQILDSLTPGTWLLVDHPGLDTPEMRALGHIGYERVAAERAAVTYALTSEKVIQRVREYGIHLISYGDLHRAE